The following are encoded together in the Streptomyces flavofungini genome:
- a CDS encoding DUF4360 domain-containing protein, which produces MSVALLAGGALAALIGAGLPAQDPTGFSDPPPDKIVIDVATVNGSGCPRGTAAVAVSEDNTAFTVTYSDYLAQAGGNSAPTAFRKNCQLSLVVHVPHGFTYAIASADYRGFASLERGAKGTEKASYYFQGSPDTGSKAHSFNGPIADNWQATDETEVTQLVWAPCGKQRNFNINTELRVDLGTSDRTKTSFMTMDSTDGDISTIYRVKWKECP; this is translated from the coding sequence ATGTCCGTTGCACTGCTCGCCGGGGGCGCACTGGCCGCCCTGATCGGCGCGGGCCTGCCCGCGCAGGATCCGACGGGTTTCTCCGACCCGCCGCCGGACAAGATCGTGATCGACGTCGCGACCGTGAACGGTTCCGGTTGCCCGAGAGGGACGGCCGCCGTCGCCGTCTCCGAGGACAACACGGCCTTCACCGTCACCTACAGCGACTACCTCGCCCAGGCGGGCGGGAACTCCGCTCCCACGGCGTTCAGGAAGAACTGCCAGCTCAGCCTGGTCGTCCACGTCCCCCACGGCTTCACCTACGCGATCGCGAGCGCCGACTACCGAGGCTTCGCGTCACTGGAGAGGGGTGCCAAGGGCACCGAGAAGGCGTCGTACTACTTCCAGGGCTCCCCGGACACGGGAAGCAAGGCGCACTCCTTCAACGGCCCGATCGCCGACAACTGGCAGGCCACCGACGAGACCGAGGTCACCCAGCTGGTCTGGGCGCCCTGCGGCAAACAGCGCAACTTCAACATCAACACCGAGCTGCGCGTCGACCTCGGCACCTCGGACCGCACCAAGACCAGCTTCATGACGATGGACTCCACCGACGGAGACATCAGCACCATCTACCGCGTGAAGTGGAAGGAGTGCCCCTGA